The DNA sequence ACCGTCGACCAGAAGAAGAAGATCCTCGGGCTCAACGCCGCGCGGCTCTACGACATCGACGTGCCGGCGGAGCTGCGGCTCAAGGACCCGGAGTCGGTCGAGCCGGTCGGCGTGCCGAACTCATGACCACCCTGGTGCTCGGTGCCCGCGCCGCCGTGTGGGCGGCGCTGGGCACCGTCCGCGATCCCGAACTGGACGAACCCCTCACCGACCTCGGGTTCGTCGCCCGCTGCGAAGTGGACGACGCGGGCCACGCGATCATCCGGCTCCGGCTGCCGACGTACTTCTGCGCGCCCAACTTCGCGTTCCTCATGGTGGCCGACGCCTACGACGCCGTGGCCGGGGTGCCGGGCCTGACCGGGCTCGACATCCGGCTGGACGACCACTTCGCGTCCGACGTCATCAACCGCGGGGTGGCGGCCCGGCAGGGGTTCGTCGCGTCGTTCGAAGGCGAGGCCGCCGACGAGCTCGACACGCTGCGGTACGACTTCGTCCGCAAGGCGGTGCTGGCCGGCACCGACCGCGTCTGCCGGTCCCTGGCCGGGCTCGACCCGCTGTCGCTGACCCTCGGCGAAGTCCCGCCGAGCCCCGACCTGGACCGGCTGCGGGCCCGCCGCCGCGAGCTCGGCCTGCCCGCCGGCGACGGCGACCCGCTGCTGCTCGACCCGGCCACCGGGCGAGCCGTCGCCCCTGCCGACGCGAAGCGCCACCTGGCCTTCGCCCGGCTCACCCGCACCAGCATGGAGGCCAACTCGGGGGTGTGCCGCGGCATGCTGCGCGCGCGGTATTCCCTGACCGGTGAAGAGGAGGGCACGGGATGAAGGCCGTGCGGCTGCAGAAGTACCACCAGCACCCGGTGATCGAAGACGTCCCGGAGCCGCGCGCCACCGGGCCCTTCGACGTCGTGGTCAAGATCGGCGGCGCCGGCGTGTGCCGCACCGACCTGCACATCATCGAGGAGCAGTGGGCCGAGAAGTCCGGCGTCGCGCTGCCGTACACGATCGGCCACGAGAACGCGGGCTGGGTGCACGAGGTCGGCCCGGCGGTGACGAACGTCGAGGTCGGCGACACGGTCATCCTGCACCCGACGCCGACGTGCGGGCTGTGCCACGCCTGCCGCGCGGGCGACGACATGCACTGCCCGAACGGGAGCTTCCCGGGCATCGACTCCGACGGCGGGATGGCGGAGTACCTGCTGACCTCGGCGCGGGCGTGCATCAAGCTCGACCCCTCGACGCAACCGGAAGACGTCGCCGCGCTGGCCGACGCGGGCATCACCGCCTACCACGCGGTGCGCAAGTCCGTGCCGCTGCTGTACCCGGGCACCACCTGCGTCGTCAACGGCGCCGGCGGCCTCGGGCACATCGGCATCCAGTCGCTCAAGGCGCTCACCGCGACCCGCGTGATCGTGGTGGACCGCAACGCCGACGCCCTCGAACTGGCGGCCACCCTGGGCGCCGACGAGACGGTGCTGGCCGACGGCAAGCAGGTCGAGGCGGTGCTCGACCTGACGAGCGGCGACGGCGCCGAGGTCGTCCTCGACTTCGTCGCCGAGCAGGGCGCCCAGCAGGACGCGTTCGCGATGACCCGCCGCGCCGGGTCGCACTTCGTCATCGGCTACGGCTCGAACATCGAGATCCCGACGATCGACATCATCTCCACCGAGCGCAACATCATCGGCAACCTCGTGGGCACCTACAACGACCTCGCGGAGCTGATGGTGCTGGCCCAGGCCGGCCAGGTCACCCTGCACACGAAGAAGTACCCCCTGGACGCGGCGCTCGACGCGCTGGCCGACCTCGACGCGGGCCGCGTGCGCGGCCGGGCGATCCTCACCCCCTAGGAGCAGGCACATGGCGAAGGAACTGCGGTTCGGCTCGGACGCCCGCGGCCTGCTGCTGTCGGGCGTCGACAAGCTGGCGGAAGCGGTCAAGTCCACCCTCGGCCCCAAGGGCCGCAACGTGATCATCGAGAAGATCACCGGCTCGCCGGTGGTCACCAACGACGGCGTCACCATCGCGCGCGAGATCCACCTGAAGAACCAGTTCGAGAACATGGGCGCGCAGCTGGTCAAGGAAGCGGCGATCAAGACCAACGACGTCGTCGGCGACGGCACCACCACGGCCACCGTGCTCGCCCAGGCGATCATCCGCGAGGGCATGCGGGCGATCGAGCACGGCGGCAACCCGGTGCTCGTCAAGCGCGGCATCGACCACGCGGTCGGGTTGCTGGTGGCGCACCTGGAGAAGCAGGCGCACCCGGTGGTGTCCGAACAGGACTACGCGCGGGTGGCGGCGATCTCGGCCAACGACGACGACGCCGTCGGCGCGGTGATCGCGAAGGCGCTGCACACCGTCGGCGACGGCGGCGTGGTGACGGTCGAGGAGTCGCCGTCGATCGGGATGGGCGTCGACTTCGTCGAAGGGTTCGAGTTCGACAACGGCTACCTCTCGCCGTACCTGGTCACCGACCCCGGCCGGCTGGAGGCGGTGCTCGACGACCCCTACATCCTGATGTGCGCGGAGAAGATCACCAAGGTGCAGCAGCTGATGCCGTTGCTGGACAAGGTGATGCGCGCGCCGAGGCCGTTGGTGGTGATCGGCGAGACGGTCGAGGGCACGGCGCTGTCGATGCTGGTGCACAACCACATGAACGGCACGTTCCAGTCGGTCGCGATCCGCGCCCCGGGGTTCGGCGACCGGCGGCTGCACAAGCTGGAGGACCTGGCCGCCATCGTCGGCGGCGCGGTCCTTTCGCGACAGTCCGGGTTCACGATGGAGACGATGACCCTGGAGCACCTCGGCCGGGCGAAGCAGGTCCGCGTCACCGAGAACCGCACGACGATCGTCGGCGGCGCGGGGTCTTCGGAAGCGGTCGACTTCCGGGTCGGCCAGCTGCGCGCGGAGCTGGAGCGCGCGCAGTTCGGCGTCGACGAGGACGTCCTGACCGAGCGCATCGGCGCCCTGACGGGAAAGGTCGCGGTGGTCCACGTCGGCGCGGCGACCCCGGCGGAGCTGAAGGAGCTGCAGCACCGGGTCGAGGACGCCCTCTCGGCCACCCGCGCGGCGATGGCCGAAGGCATCGTGGCCGGCGGGGGAGCGGCCCTGCTGCACGCCGAGAAGGCGCTGGAAGGCCTCGGGCTCGAAGGCGACCAGGCGGTCGGGGTGGAGATCGTGCGGCGGGCGCTGGCCGAACCGGCGTTCCTCATCGCCCACAACGCGGGCCACCCGGCGCACGAGATCGTCGCGCGCACCCGCGAGCTGGGCGACGACGAAGGGTTCGACGCCCTGCACGACCGCTACGGCGACATGGTCGCGATGGGGGTCGTGGACCCGCTGCGCGTCTGCCGGTCGGCGGTGCAGAACGGCGCTTCGGTGGCGGGGCTGCTGCTCACGACGAACTCCCTGATCGCCGAGGAACAGACCCCGTGGGGCGGCAGCGCGGCGCTGATGACCGAGTTCGGCCCGCTGGACGAGGGCTTGCACCAGCCTTCACCGGACGCGAGCACGCCGCAGTCCCTCGGGATGGGCCCCTCCGTCGGCTGAGTCCGCGCCGCGGAGAACGGAGGTCCCCCCACCGGCGTCCTGAGCCGCCGTGGGGGGACCTTCCCCGTGCGCGGGGCGGCCGGCGGTGCCACCCTGGTGATCATGACGCACTACGTTCTCGCGCAGACGGTGGCGGCGGTCGGGGAGTTCGAGGCCAAGGGCTTCCTCGGCACGGTGGGCAAGATCGCCGCCGCGACGGTGATCTTCTTCATCGCGATCGGCCTGGTCGCCGGGTTGCTGCTGGGCTTCTTCATCGGCCGCTCGGTCGGGCGGCGGCAGGGCCCGCGCTGAGGACGGCCCGGCTCAGGGGGCGAGGCCGTGGCGGGCGAGTTCGCGGCCGGCGAGTTCCTCGATGACGTCCCGGTCCCGCTCCCGCCAGCCCGTGGCCACGTTGTTCCCGGATGCCAGGCGCCGCAACGGTTGCGTGGTCAACGCCCGCAGCGCGAGCAGGTCGAG is a window from the Amycolatopsis sp. cg9 genome containing:
- a CDS encoding metal-sulfur cluster assembly factor; the protein is MTTLVLGARAAVWAALGTVRDPELDEPLTDLGFVARCEVDDAGHAIIRLRLPTYFCAPNFAFLMVADAYDAVAGVPGLTGLDIRLDDHFASDVINRGVAARQGFVASFEGEAADELDTLRYDFVRKAVLAGTDRVCRSLAGLDPLSLTLGEVPPSPDLDRLRARRRELGLPAGDGDPLLLDPATGRAVAPADAKRHLAFARLTRTSMEANSGVCRGMLRARYSLTGEEEGTG
- a CDS encoding NAD(P)-dependent alcohol dehydrogenase — encoded protein: MKAVRLQKYHQHPVIEDVPEPRATGPFDVVVKIGGAGVCRTDLHIIEEQWAEKSGVALPYTIGHENAGWVHEVGPAVTNVEVGDTVILHPTPTCGLCHACRAGDDMHCPNGSFPGIDSDGGMAEYLLTSARACIKLDPSTQPEDVAALADAGITAYHAVRKSVPLLYPGTTCVVNGAGGLGHIGIQSLKALTATRVIVVDRNADALELAATLGADETVLADGKQVEAVLDLTSGDGAEVVLDFVAEQGAQQDAFAMTRRAGSHFVIGYGSNIEIPTIDIISTERNIIGNLVGTYNDLAELMVLAQAGQVTLHTKKYPLDAALDALADLDAGRVRGRAILTP
- the groL gene encoding chaperonin GroEL (60 kDa chaperone family; promotes refolding of misfolded polypeptides especially under stressful conditions; forms two stacked rings of heptamers to form a barrel-shaped 14mer; ends can be capped by GroES; misfolded proteins enter the barrel where they are refolded when GroES binds); this encodes MAKELRFGSDARGLLLSGVDKLAEAVKSTLGPKGRNVIIEKITGSPVVTNDGVTIAREIHLKNQFENMGAQLVKEAAIKTNDVVGDGTTTATVLAQAIIREGMRAIEHGGNPVLVKRGIDHAVGLLVAHLEKQAHPVVSEQDYARVAAISANDDDAVGAVIAKALHTVGDGGVVTVEESPSIGMGVDFVEGFEFDNGYLSPYLVTDPGRLEAVLDDPYILMCAEKITKVQQLMPLLDKVMRAPRPLVVIGETVEGTALSMLVHNHMNGTFQSVAIRAPGFGDRRLHKLEDLAAIVGGAVLSRQSGFTMETMTLEHLGRAKQVRVTENRTTIVGGAGSSEAVDFRVGQLRAELERAQFGVDEDVLTERIGALTGKVAVVHVGAATPAELKELQHRVEDALSATRAAMAEGIVAGGGAALLHAEKALEGLGLEGDQAVGVEIVRRALAEPAFLIAHNAGHPAHEIVARTRELGDDEGFDALHDRYGDMVAMGVVDPLRVCRSAVQNGASVAGLLLTTNSLIAEEQTPWGGSAALMTEFGPLDEGLHQPSPDASTPQSLGMGPSVG